The proteins below are encoded in one region of Chrysiogenia bacterium:
- the grpE gene encoding nucleotide exchange factor GrpE — protein sequence MAADEPKDIAAALFAEALESQEKRKRGEAGEDIDIDVSVEGDAADSEAGGVDIDIDVGGDAPEGELAQQGGGITAEQVVAMTELQDELDRVRDQLERVEAARRDNHDKFMRTLAELENFRKRAAKERQEIVRYGHENLARELLGVIDNFERAMMAAPASEGLDPQVKSFVDGVRMTHVQLLQTLGKFEVKPFDSKGMKFDPARHQAMSRVPAPDVAPDTVVEEMQKGYTLHERLLRPAMVAVATGADEAAAPAAAAPEAAPAAPETPEGSGEDVN from the coding sequence GCCGAGGCCCTGGAGAGCCAGGAAAAGCGCAAGCGCGGCGAGGCCGGTGAGGACATCGACATCGACGTAAGCGTCGAAGGTGATGCCGCCGACAGCGAAGCCGGCGGTGTGGATATCGACATCGACGTCGGCGGTGACGCGCCCGAGGGCGAACTGGCGCAGCAGGGTGGCGGAATCACGGCCGAGCAGGTCGTGGCCATGACCGAGCTGCAGGACGAACTCGACCGCGTGCGCGACCAGCTCGAACGGGTCGAGGCCGCCCGACGCGACAACCACGACAAGTTCATGCGTACACTTGCGGAGCTCGAAAACTTCCGCAAGCGCGCGGCCAAGGAGCGGCAGGAAATCGTTCGTTACGGGCATGAGAATCTCGCCCGCGAGCTGCTCGGTGTGATCGACAACTTCGAGCGCGCCATGATGGCCGCGCCGGCGAGCGAGGGGCTCGATCCGCAGGTGAAGTCCTTCGTCGACGGCGTGCGGATGACGCACGTGCAGCTTCTGCAGACGCTCGGAAAGTTCGAAGTGAAGCCCTTCGATTCGAAGGGCATGAAGTTCGACCCGGCCCGCCACCAGGCGATGAGCCGGGTTCCGGCGCCCGACGTGGCGCCCGATACCGTCGTGGAAGAAATGCAGAAGGGCTACACCCTCCACGAGCGGTTGCTGCGCCCGGCCATGGTGGCGGTCGCCACCGGGGCGGACGAGGCGGCGGCGCCTGCCGCTGCTGCTCCGGAGGCCGCACCGGCAGCGCCGGAAACGCCCGAGGGTTCGGGAGAAGATGTGAATTGA